One region of uncultured Sulfurimonas sp. genomic DNA includes:
- a CDS encoding VWA domain-containing protein → MSFLNPEYFWLFLFLLAGFVKKDFKSLRATSIGYIITFIFIVLALSRPVIEQEPIKSKQILSDVVIGVDLSYSMHSNDVSPTRLKKAKEILKTLIRSEKKSRFGILGFTTNAIILSPLTQDSELLEHLFDSLDDKLITTKGSSIMPALKLARKMSKSKKLSVVILSDGADENSYEDEAKFAKENLMIVNVFMLASQMGGTLTLENGELLKDEMGDIVVSRENKKIKTISDASGGIYTKNYDELIDALQNQKTDDKKTQTTIVRNLELFYYFVFLAIISFLVSVTTLKRYILAFLLLFGVSLDAGILDYFEDKNVLEFKKASMYYKSGEYEKALNSYELVKSSDAEFKSVVFFNMANTLVRLKEFKKARDAYLKSLTLSYSKEADENLRHIKNVAEQMQMSSGDKKSSKKSSVAKKKESNQKKKEGGGSNMRVDASASSGSEDGGKKIKSESRLDMSLGKAKLSSKQYELINKRGVNEKHPW, encoded by the coding sequence ATGAGTTTTTTAAATCCTGAATATTTTTGGTTGTTTCTTTTTTTGTTAGCTGGTTTTGTAAAAAAAGATTTTAAATCCCTAAGAGCTACTTCTATAGGTTATATCATCACATTTATTTTTATCGTTTTAGCTCTTAGTCGTCCTGTAATTGAGCAAGAACCTATTAAAAGTAAGCAGATTCTTAGTGATGTAGTCATTGGCGTAGATTTATCTTACTCTATGCACTCAAATGATGTGTCGCCTACAAGATTAAAAAAGGCAAAAGAGATTTTAAAAACACTTATAAGGAGTGAGAAAAAAAGTCGTTTTGGAATTTTAGGTTTTACTACAAATGCAATAATACTATCTCCTCTAACACAAGATAGCGAACTTTTAGAGCATCTCTTTGATTCTCTTGATGATAAACTCATAACTACAAAGGGTAGCTCTATTATGCCCGCTTTAAAGCTAGCAAGAAAGATGTCAAAGTCAAAAAAACTTAGCGTAGTTATCTTGAGCGATGGAGCAGATGAAAATTCTTATGAAGATGAAGCTAAGTTTGCAAAAGAAAACTTAATGATAGTAAATGTTTTTATGCTCGCATCTCAGATGGGCGGAACTTTAACGCTAGAAAATGGCGAACTATTAAAAGATGAAATGGGTGACATAGTTGTAAGTAGAGAAAACAAAAAAATCAAAACCATCTCAGATGCAAGTGGTGGAATATATACAAAAAATTATGATGAACTTATAGATGCATTGCAAAATCAAAAAACAGATGACAAAAAAACTCAAACTACTATAGTAAGAAACTTGGAACTATTTTACTATTTTGTATTCTTGGCTATTATCTCATTTTTAGTAAGTGTAACAACTTTAAAAAGATATATTTTAGCTTTTTTACTTCTTTTTGGAGTAAGCTTAGATGCAGGTATTTTAGACTACTTTGAAGATAAAAACGTGTTAGAGTTTAAAAAAGCAAGTATGTACTACAAAAGTGGAGAGTATGAAAAGGCACTTAACTCGTATGAACTTGTAAAATCATCAGATGCAGAGTTTAAGTCGGTTGTTTTTTTCAATATGGCAAATACTTTAGTAAGATTAAAAGAGTTTAAAAAAGCTAGAGATGCATACTTAAAGTCACTGACACTTAGTTACTCAAAAGAAGCGGATGAAAATTTGCGACACATAAAAAATGTAGCTGAACAGATGCAGATGAGTTCAGGAGATAAAAAGAGTTCTAAAAAATCTTCCGTTGCTAAAAAAAAAGAGTCAAACCAAAAGAAAAAAGAGGGCGGTGGCTCAAACATGAGAGTAGATGCAAGTGCTAGCAGTGGCTCTGAAGATGGCGGTAAAAAAATAAAATCTGAGTCAAGACTAGATATGAGTCTAGGTAAAGCAAAACTAAGTTCCAAACAGTATGAGCTAATCAATAAAAGGGGAGTTAATGAAAAGCATCCTTGGTAG